The Fulvia fulva chromosome 1, complete sequence region ACACCGATGCGGCCTCTCGGGTCACGATGTCCGCGGATGCGAAGTGAACCTTCCAATTATTGTTTGCATGTTTCTGTTCTTGCCATGGCGCTGCTGGAGAGCGGAGTCGGTCGGATCCAGCTTGAAACTCTGCCACGCGACGACGTGGTTCACGGCAAGGACATGCCATTGATGTTGCTGACGACTATCTTATTACCACCGATATCATGTTCGGCCGAGGACAACGTGGTCGGTGTTGATGTTTTCGTGAAGTAGGAGGTAGCCCACTCCATCCACAACTCCTAGCAGAACACAACGAGGTATTTCTTACAGGAAATGCAACCACTGAAGAGTACCGGCCGATGATGCAGCTTCAAGGGCGGTAGCAGCAGGAAGAGAAGAGCAGCGATAGAGCCTCGTGAAGGCGAGCCATGTTCCCTATTGTTGAGATACAGGACACAGGCAAAGCCATTCCCTGGAGCACCACACATGCTTCACGCTGCAGGAAGACCTATTGTGCTGCCAACAACAAGCATCGTCCTTCGAAGAGGACCTATGTTCTCGTAGCGCAGGCCATCACGTTTGAGATCTCGCAAGCTGGGATGAGGTACATGACCTTTCGTGTCGAGGTTCATGGCGCGCCCTCAAATTGGCTCCAGGCATGTGTGTAGCCGCCTGACACAGCGGCTTGGAAATATTGATACAACGGCCTTGGTTCTTTGCTCAAGAACGGCATGGGAACATTCCGATGCCCTTGACTATCTCTACGAGGCTTAAGCAGTCGCGTTAAGCAGTCTCGTCGGAGCCCAATGTGAGTTTCACGCTTCGAGGACTTAATCGACGTCTTCCACAAAGCGGCGGTTTCTTATTTGAAGTGTAGTCCGTCCACAAAGACAGTTCTACATTCGACCACAATTTTCTTAACGTACGCATCCCTTGCTTCCTGCTAAGCCTCTCGTTGTGGCCTCTGTTGATCTATTGTTTGGCAACTGCCAACAGCAGGGCCGCGGCCTCGAAGCAAACTGAACGATAACGATAGATGTTAGTGAGCTCGGTTTCTCCAGCACGGTCACAAGCGGGCCACACGGTCGTTCATCGGCTTTGACGTGCGATGTATACACACGGTCGATTGTACACTTGGCCTTTAGGGGTCATCTGCATTCACCTCGCGACTTTGGGCGAAGCTCGGGCCGCGCGGAGGGGCTGTTAAACCCGCACAGGTCCTCGGCCGGATGCTTCCTTTGTCTTGCTTTCTCACACAGCTAACGGATACCATCGCCAACATGGTCGGCGCCAGTGGTCGCAGACCGATGCGACGCAAGGTCATATCTACCGCTGACCTCGTGTTGGACACAACTTCACAAGTATCGCAAAGCACAGCAGCAGAGCGACTTAATATGCCTGCTAAAGTTCCTCGCAACGCAAACCTCCTCGACTACATCTCTCATACACCTAAGGATGTTGACATAGACACGCCCTATAGACGCAGAGGAGGGAAGCGTGCCCTCGCGGAAGTCCTCGAGGAGAAGGCTGCACGTGAAAGCAGCTCTCGACCAAGACGCGCAAAGGCAGCGACCGAGTATAAGCAGTTCTTTAACGACGCAGACGACTACGAGGCATACGAAAGACCCAAGCGAATAACCGCCACCTCCAAATTGAACAAGAAGCAGCTGGTCATCTACAACAAGAACGCCACCAAGTCCCGACTTCTTCGACTGCCGGCCGAGCTACGCATCCGCATTTGGAAGCTGGTGTTTGGAGGCGAGGTGGTGCACATCTGGGAAGAGTCGCAATATGGGGTGCCGAATCACAAGCTTTTCCGGTCGGTCTGCAAACGTCACATCGGAGAAGAGGGAGAGATCCAAGCCATCACGAGCAGCCAGGCCAAGGTCCTCGACAGCTTCGAACCCAGCCACGAGGGATGCAATCTTCGTGTGAAGCACTATAGGAGAGTCAAAGTGTGCGGCGTGGAACTCAGTCCACCCCTGACATGCCGTCAGATCCACAGAGAAGCAGCACTGCTCCCTCTGCAGTGTAACACCTTCCAATTCAAACGCTCCTCGGATCTTAAGCTCTTCTTGGACCGCCTCATCCCAGCCCAGGCTCGAGCTCTTCAGCACTTGGGCATCCTCTACAGCCGCTGCGAGGGATCGTGGCACGACTATGGGATCAAAGCACAGCTCAAGAAGAAGGTTCAGTCTCTCAAGGCTCTTGACCTGTTCATGCAATTCGAGGGGATGTTCGAGGATAGCTGGGTTAAGGACCAGATTGCGATTGCGCTACGTACTTACAGCAGACTCAAGCTCGACAAGGTCAACGTGGCTGCGTACAACAGCTTTGGTGGTTATGGCAGGGACTGGGATCCGTTTCACAAGAAGGTGGATCTCGAGAAGTGAGCCGCATCGATAGAGGGAATGCTTGAGGGGGATGCCGAGGTCGAGACAGACGATGATGAGGACGGCACTGACGCTGCAATTTTAGAGCCAGGTTCAGGATCAGATTCAGACTCGGAGTGATAGGCAGGGACCTAATGTCATGGTGAAACGAGAATATTATAAGTCGCTGAACTGTTGGCGATATCAAAACACGGGACTCGCACATAGCTAGGTTATGGAGCAGAGACCCAGAGGTATAGAAGACTCCGAGTGCGCAGTCTATAGCGATCTTCTGGAAAGGTCTCGATGGGAGGCTTTGAGTCGCATACGAAGATAGCTACTTTAGTAGAGACATGCAGATCAAATGACAAGTCTCACGTAGCAAGCTGACATCGGCAGTAATTATTATGAGTTGCATGCTCTGTTATGAGTCCCTCAGTCGTGCAACATCTTGGTCAAAGGTTGCTCCATCGGCTTATAATGGTCCATTTCTATACACAGAACAATATGTCGCAGCGGCTGGTGCGCGATCATCTGGATTCACTTCGGCCCGCATGTGCGAGCACGGGCCCTGCTTATCGAGACGCGTAGACCCCGCCTTTCCAGCTTCTCACTTCTTGCTCCCACCTATAAAACATCCAATCTCACTCAAAAGCTCAATATTCCAGCAGTTGTCAACATCGCGCCATCCGCAGTCAAGGTCGGCGCTACAAAGCACCGCTTCCTTCGACCACGAAAAGCCGCTGCCCACGAGACCACCAGCAACTCAATTGAAGACACATTACCAGCTACGAACATGGAGGAGCAAACTGTGCAAACGCTCAAACGGACTCTCCGGGGGCGATCAAAGGCCGATTACACCTCCTTCTTCGACGATGAACTCGAAGCCTCGGAGCAGCACAAACGACCCTCTCGCATCCTCAACACTACTGCAATCAAGCGAGCCGATCTCTCCAAGTACAACAAGAACGTACAGAGCTCTCGACTTCTGAGATTGCCCCCTGAAGTGAGGAACCGCATCTTCCGGTATGCGTTCAGTGCTGCTCTCGTGCACGTGTGGATGACCGACGACGAGGAGGGCACGACTGGCAAGAAGCCTAAACTTTGCCGGTCTATCTGCCTTGCCGATACCGACGACGAAGCAGAGGCCTTGGCGATTAGAGAGAAGAAAACAAACGGTCATGAGAACTGGCTCGATCGGCACACAAAGTGTACACATGGTTCGGCCTCCACATATCGCGTCTTCGACAACGAGCGCTACGAGTCTTTCAGCCGTGCTTCCAGCAGCAACTTGGTCAGTCCCCTAGACCAGCTCCGCACTTGCCGCCAGATCCACAGCGAGACCGCTTTGCTCTTCTACCAGGAAAACACTTTCCAGTTCTGCTACAACGTTGATCTGCAGCGGTTCCTGGAATATCTAGTGCCAGCACAGCTCCGTGCTATCCAGAATATCAGCATCTTGTGCGACGACGGATGGAGAGGAGACGATATTTACGATGTCAAACAGATCAAGAAAAAGTTGCCCAAGGTTAAGGCTCTTACCATTCTCGCCGAGCTCCAGGGGGAATACGACGACTTCAAAGATGCCCAGAAGGAACTCATCGGCTCATTACGCATGTTCCAGAGACTGGACCTTGAAGCGGTCAACATGGCGGCCTATATGTGGTCCGAGACTGTTAGTGAGAGGTGGTCCAAGGttctcggaggcaagcggGACGAAATGGAAGAGGATGGCCCTAGCAGAGCGCAGCTGAACAAGTGGTGTGACTCGGTCGCATACATGCTCAAGCAGGACTTTGTGGAGGACAAGGAGAAGCGCAAGAAGCGGAAGCACGAGGTCAAGGTTAGGGAAGAAGGCTTGTAACGCCAAACGTGAGGGAGACGGTGCACGCAAACTCAAGGGGCTATGCCGAGTATCAAATGGAGGTCACAGTAAGGTTGACCTAGGTACTAAGCATCTATTGAGTCAAGCTGAATGAGAAAGCACTGTCTTACTGGTCATCATGATCGCACCATCACATTATTTTGTGCTTCCAGAGTGTCATCAATCGCATGCACATGCTGTAATACCGTGAAAGATCCTCAATGAGCCATCAAAGTTGTCTGATCCTATATTTGAACTCTCGCTACAATCTATGACGCCCCATCTTTCCTGGGCTGCCTCGCATATGTTACGCCAAGGCCGTGCCTCCAGACTACGCCACTTTGACTCCAGAGTAATCCCACTGAGTTATGGACGGAAGAAAGAGATCAGGCCATAATCAATAGCACAGATCCGCTTGATGCCCTACCTACTCTTTGTCATCGGCAAGTCACAGGAGGAAGTATGAGTTGCCTCCCAGTCGTACGAATGGCTTCAATTGAGCCGCAGATAGCACAGCAGAACAGTTTTATGGCATTTATCCTGAAAGGAAGATTCGTTCTCATGTTCGTATCTATTGCTATGCGCATCTATCTCAAGTCAGTAGACTCGAAGTCGTCATCGATGTCCCTCATCGCGATCCTGCCCCTTTCCCCAAACCCTGGTTGCCGCCAACCGGGTCGCTGTCAAAGCAGCGTCGCAAAAAGCAAATGTTCCCATGCATCCATCCCCAGGAAGAAATCAAACTCCCGATCAACCAAGCCTTTCCCCAAACCCTGACTGGTGTCAACCGGGTCGCTGTCAAAGCAGCATCGCAAAAAGCACACGTTCCCATGCACCCATTCCCAAGAAAAGTTCAAAGTCCCGATCAATCAATGTGTGTTCAATCTGATCCCTCCCAAGTGCTTCTCCAAAACGTCTTGCAACATCTTCTCATCACATCTCCTAATTGTCCTTTGGCATGTTGCCGATGACGCTCTTAGCGTACTTGACGGCGATGTCAGTGCTGGCCCTGTCGAGCTGACCAACACGCGCAATGTCAGGCTTGTCCACACGACGTGGGCGGACCATGGTCCACTTGGCGATCATAGTGTCACGCGAAACCACCTTCTCCCCAGTAGTCGCCTGAACCTTGAGTACAGGCATGGTCGGGCTCTGTGGGGTGTAGTTCGGAGCGAACACCGGCTCTACGTTCAGGTACTCCTCCCAAGTGTTCTTTGGCTTGTACTTGAGCCCGTTCTTGTTGAAAGTGAAGATGGAGATCTCGTAGACGTACCACTGAGCACGACCCACAATGATCCAGAATTGGGGGCGCAGGGTGTACTTGATGCCGCCGACTTCGATGACGAACTTGTCGGCCAGCTTGGCGTCGTGTTCGATCTCGATCGGCGCGGTGTGGTGGATGATCACACCGAGGAGCTGGTCTGCGTAACGTACAGCATGCAGCAAGGTACGAGGGCCCGGGGCGTGCTTGTTTGTACCGCCTGGATGCTGGGTAGCACGACCATTCGTCGGCAATGGGGTTGTGATGCCGTTGAATGTCGATTGGCCGTCAACTGGAACTTTCCACACCTTCTGGTTAATGCCCGGACGATCTGAGTCCACTAGATCTTGCTCGGCCTTGGCCTCACGGTTCTTCTGTCTCTTCTCTGATGCTGACATGACTTGAGTGAAGCCGTCCTCATCCACCACGTCGAATTCGATCTTCTTGTTCACAATCGCACTGACGTTCTTCCTGCCTTCGACAGTGTTGGCGTTGGGCTTGCGACTCTGCAAAGCGTTGTTGCCGGTGGTAGGAAGAAGTGTATTGTCTGAGTTCATTTGTTGGAGCATACTACTCAGCCCTGCGAAACCACCAGTCCTGCGACGTGATCCTGTGGGGGTTTGCTGATCAGCGATGGTCGCGGTTGGTGGATCGGCGAGGGCAACAACACGCCTGTTCCTTGGGCGTATGGGTTCTTCATTCTGCGTTGGTCGCGAGATGGCTGGATAGTCTGTCGAATGCTTGTTGAATCCGTAACCGTTGGCCATGACGGCGGTCGAGTGGGTCTTCCCGGAGATGTCTGCGAATCTAGAGGCTGCGATGGTGGTAATATCCTTCAAGATTCAAACAGTGGTGTTGGGCGAGATTTGCTGAAGAGAGCAAAGAGTGTGGCAGTATGTAGTTGTTGATGCTCTGATGCTCCAGAGACTTTGCAGAAGAGAAACGTCGCCATGGTTTTTACCTGCCTGGATGTGTCGTCGTGTTGTGTGCTGGCTCGATGGACTCGAGGATTGTGAATTGTGAAGCCAGTGAATTGCATGCCCTGGCGGAGGCCTACACCAAGGCATTCACACTCCTGCAGTGAATGAACAAGCCGCCAAGGCCTTTCACTATTGTAAGTGAATGGACCACGAACAAAGGCATTGTGTTATTCAACAACACCGAGCAAACTTTGCGTACATAAAGCTCGACACGTACCTTCTTTGTCCGTTAGTCACCATCTTGTCTCGAATTATCAGCACCACCTACCATCAAACTTACTGCATCTATTGCCACGACACACAACCAAGGACCACCACACCAACCCACGACAAGATGAAGGGCAAGATTGGAATCTTGACAAAGGCGGCGAAGGCTGGCGTCGTGTTGCTACAGCCGCTACACGGCGTGAGATCGTGGAGGAAAACTTGGAGTAGCAAGCGCCGCAATGCGCAAGCAGTAGAGGCCGATGTGCCAAGCATTGAGATTGCAGCATTGGCGGAGCCTCATGGCGTTGCGTATCAGAATGTCGACCACGAACATCCGCAAGACTCGGCGAATGAGAATCCCACGGACGACGAGCCAGAAAGCCAGGACGTAGATGCAAGTTGTAGGCCAGGCAGTACCGACGCTCTCCTTATCGACGAGCCGCACTTCGATGCTCCTCCAACGTCAGGTCCGGTGAGACAACCCAAGGTTCAGCAGACTGTTGGTGCATGGCTTGCGGCATGTCCGGATCCCGAGCTCGCTGCGAGTTTCCACGCCGCTGTCGTATCCCATCGACAGATCAAAGGAGTGGAAGAAGAGGTAAAGACACAACTCGAAGAGCTCATACCAAGCTGCCAGGAATTCCGGGCAGAAACACAAAAATTGATGGGCCGTATTGCAGACGCAGAAGCCGAAGACTCCGATCCCGAGTCGGATAATCCTAGGGTGGAAGCAATGTACGAGCGACTGGAGGAAGTGCAGCAAGCCCATGGATCCGCCTTGGCGAAGCAGAATGAAATCCGAGATCATCTGCGTGAGGTGTACGAAGGCATGCGCGGAGAACAGTTCGACCTCTTTGATATCTTGGAGGAGGCCCTCGAAGTCGGTAAACCGGTTTCCGCGGGCGTCGAAAGTGATGAGCTTGAGTATGACAATGGTCCGGTCACTGATGACCCGATGCAGGAGGTCAGTGATGACCATCAGAAGGACCTGCTGTACACCTTTGACCTCTGGCACAGAGAGCTTGACGATGCGAACTACCAACTCAACAATCGCCATGAAGCTTTCAATCGGCAGCTCGAGTTCGAACGCGACCAGCCACATGAGGTGCGCCTAGCAAAGTCTGAGATTGATGCCCGCCACTTCCACGAAACCCAGCGCATGACCCGCCGATTTATCGAAGTAGAAGCCGCATACGACAAAGCCAAAGCCGCTCTCATCGCCGCGGGGATGCAACCTCCAGGCTCCGACATAGAATCTGGCTTCGTCGATGATGTCGACGACGGGTACAGGACCAGTTTCCAACAGGACGAGATTGATTCTGTAGATCCTGAATGTGTGCTGCGTTGGCTTGGAGGAATTCCCAATTGCAGTCCGGGAGACAATCTGGGAGTTCAGGTTCCAAAGGTCGACGACTGGGACAGTACAGAGGTCGAGATGTGGGAGAGTCGAAGTATGCTTGCTGAAGGATCGAATAGGCGGCGTATTGAGAAGTGGAGAGGCGTGATGGGGTCTGTGGAGGTTTGAAAGTCCAGTCGTGGTGGTATTGGGCGAGGAGGTGTAGATATCGCATATACGGAGGGACTTTGCTGTACTATATCATCTGAGGGCTATTGCGGTTGGCATGTAAGAGTAAAAAGATAAGTGAGAAAAATATCGAGGCTGAACAAAGCCTCTGTTCCGCATCGTCTGTCTCAGTTGCCTACAGTTCCTAGTCTAACATGGCTGTTTTACGCGTTGCCAACCTTTAGCAAGTCCGAGCATTTCTTGTTCTCTTTCGCTCTTGGTCTTGTCGGTTGGAATCCAGTAATTTGAAGCCGACTTGAATGCAGGACACAGTAAGTCCAACAGAAGATGAACATGCGTTCTGGGACAGCCTTCAGCGTTCGAAGTCTCAACGGAGTATCGTAATCCGCAACCCCGAAGAGCAACGTCTTGCGAGGAGTATAGGCTTCTACCGAGCCCCGCAGATTGCGTCGTCGTCGTAGAAAGCAGTCATGATTGTTGATTAGGCGTCTTGAGATTCTCGACTTCAGTTGGACCCAGTGTGGGAAGGCGCACGACGGCAGCAGCGATGTTGTTGTCGATGTGACCAGTCTATTGCACAGATTGAGGTTAAGTCGCCGAGCGATCGCAATGGAGTTCGCTACACAATTTTGCTAATTAATTTGGCAGTTGGACGTTGATGTTTATGTTTATGTTGATGCGAGAAAGTGTGTGGAGCAAGATGCAGAACAGACATCCGCAAGAATCTGGTGTATCTCACGCCAAGAAAGACACGAACTAGCGCACAAGTCGTCTCCGCCAATTATACACCAAGCCGTCAGGCCATATGTCAAGGCAATAGAGACGGGATGAGACATCAACCAGGACACATCAAGAAAACTTCTGCTTTTATCCTCTATCAAGCCACCACGCTCATACGAGCAGACATCCATCAGACTTGACAACAGACACACCAAAGCTCCCTCGCTCATTCCACTCCTTATCCGACAGCTCCCAAAGAAACGAGAAAAGTGGTATCAAGCCGCGCACAAGAACGCCTACGACGACCTTCAAGCCTGACACCTTCCAAACAAGAAACGCTCATAAACGATACAACGATAGTCATGCTCCAAGCTACCCTCCAAGTCTTCATAATCCTTCCTGCATGGCCCGAATGCGGTCAAAGAAGCTCTTAGGATACTGTTGAGCCTCTTCAGGTGGTGGAATACCACGTTTGGGATCTCTGCATCGATCTAGGACCTTGTTCAAGATCTGTCCAAGAAGGTCCTCGGTCATGAGGATTTGATCCGCCGAGCCTTCTGGGTTCATATAAGGGTCCGAGTCGGACAGTAGGGACTCGATTGTGGCTCTTTTCTCCGGGTTGCGGTTCAAGCATCGCCTTAATGTGAGCTTCAAAGATGCGGCAACTTTGACGCCGCCAACTCCGAATTCTGGATATTCAATCTCGATCTTTGGATTACAAATCGCCATGATTCGCGGGATCGGGTTCGGGATATGGGCGAAGGGTGGTCTTCCGTAAGTCATCTGGTACAGGATACAGCCCAGACTCCACACATCGGACGACTTTCCAATTCTCATGTCTTTCTTCAGTGGTCGTCCAGCTTCGTCCTTGCCGGAGCCAGCATTGGTGTCTGTAATGCTTTCCGGGGACATGTAATTCGGCGTGCCGACGTGGGAATCTCGGTGTACGTTGCAAGTATTGTCCGTGTCGATGGCATTCGCAATGCCAAAGTCGATCAGCTTCAGCCGTCCTTGAACGAGAAGGAAGTTGGCAGGCTTCAGGTCGGAGTGCACGATGTCATGCTCATGGACAGCTTGCACACACTCCAGCATCTCTTTCCAGTAGAAGCGGGTGAAGGCGCTGTCGAACTTGGCTTCCACACCGTTCAGGCGAAGGGTGAGAAGTCTATTCAGATCCGACTCGCCTTTCTCCATCAAGACTAACAATTCTTGCTTATCGTTGTTGAGCTCGAAGTCGAATAGGCGCACGACACGATCAACCTCAGCCAGCGACTTGAGCAGATCAATCTCGCCCTTGTACCCGCGAACGGCACTTTCATCGCAGTCGTCGAGCTTCACCCGTTTCAAGGCAAACGTCTTATAGTTTTCCGCCATGACCTGGTAAACATCACTTGACCCTCCCTTACCAATCTTGCCCATCTGAGTGAAGATCTTGCCATTGACGACCATGTGCATTCGCTTCTTACGTGACTTAGTCGTGCCCGCTCCTGCAGTGGTAGTTGCGGCATCCAGCACGCTCATCTTTGGCGGTGCAGCAGGTGCAGGTCGGTGTGGTGTGTTGCCACTGATGGCTCCCAGCACCTTTCGCTGTTCTTGCTGAGGCACGGGAACCGGTGTCTCGTCGACCATCCTTGGCTTTGGCTTTTCATCATCAGACAACACGTTCATCGATGTCTTTCCGAGATACTTGAAGTCCTGATCGCGGTTGCGCTTGAAAGTCGGCGGCGGCAAGTTTTCCTGGTCCTCTTGAGGACCCGCCCTGTTTGATGGTACGTATCGATACGCTGCGCGACCCATATTTTGTACTCGTGGCGGTGGCTTCTGCTCATGAACAGGACGCGAGTAGCTTGGCTCTACACTGGCCTGTCTTTGCCGCTGCTCGACGTGCACATCCTCTGGCTGCACACTGTTTTGTCTGCGACTTTGATACTGTTCCACACTTGGCTGCCGAGTCCTTAGATGCTCCCGACTGGTCTGTCGTGAAGCTGGTCGTGAGTCGTAACCCACTTGACTTCTCGAAAGATGAGACTCAGCTTGTCGTGAAGGTGGTCTCGAATATGCAGCAGCGTTCTGACGAGCAAAATCGTGCACTGATACCGGTTCGGGCTCGACTGAGGTGGCTCGTGTATTACCACTGCCACTCCTGCTTCGCCCTCCTTCAGGCTGTGATGATCCTGGCGTGTAGCTGGAAGCACTCGGTTGGCTAGACCCAGCGTTCGGTGCATCCTCATTCGCAGAGACATGCTCTTCGCTGTCTCGACGCCGTGGAGCGCGCCTGATGGGACCACTCTTCAAGAATGTGCCGGTGCCAATTTGAGCTCGCTTGACTCTGTGAGACCCGGGCGGCGCCGCTTCAGCTGATCCGTTGCGAGACCGTGCAATAGTAGAGCTGCCGTATCGTGATACTGTCTCTGGTAATTGCTGTTGTGAACCACTCCGACTAAGTGGAGGCCTTCTGTCATTACTGCCTGGCACAGCACCGGCATCATTTCGTGATGCAGGCCTGCTCACAGAATTGACCAAGTGCGAACCATCACCGTCGTGTGATGCATTACTGTTGGCGCGAGAACGCGTGACAACACGGACGGCTCGAGGCTGACCTGGTGTCACCATCTGCGCATTGCTGCTCGTTTCGGGCGTAGGATGCCTCGTCCTAACGCGCGTCTGCGGGTACGGTCCTGATATGCTGATGGATCGTTTCGCGGCGCTATGGCTCTTCGATGGGAGATGTACAATACGGGGTGGAGTATGCCCTCGTTCGTTCTGCCCAGCACTTGACGGTGCATTTGGAGAGCTTCTCCGGATGATTCTGATTCCTGGTGCCCTACTAGGTGTATCCAGTCCAGCAGTCCCGGCGCTCGTAGATCGATTGAAGCGAGGTGCATCGCTTGCGTATTCATGTTTGGCTGGCGACGAAGGCAAACCCCCATCCGCCAACAATGCCTGAGTGACCTTGGAGAACTTGATCGCCGGCGGCGGCTCGTCGTCTGAATCGCTGTCGTCGCCCACACCATAGCTCTTCAATGGCGCATCCTGAAAGCCATGTGATGGGTGATATGTTGACAATGGAGAGTTCCGTCGTATATGCGGCCGGGTCGGGTGGGCAACAGCAGCCATTATGCGCCTGACCTTGCCCTTGACGCGGTCCTTTCGCTTCTGTGTATCTTGATGGTGTTCTATCCCAAAGGTGCCAAGATGTCCAAGATGTT contains the following coding sequences:
- a CDS encoding Serine/threonine-protein kinase mph1, producing MAAVAHPTRPHIRRNSPLSTYHPSHGFQDAPLKSYGVGDDSDSDDEPPPAIKFSKVTQALLADGGLPSSPAKHEYASDAPRFNRSTSAGTAGLDTPSRAPGIRIIRRSSPNAPSSAGQNERGHTPPRIVHLPSKSHSAAKRSISISGPYPQTRVRTRHPTPETSSNAQMVTPGQPRAVRVVTRSRANSNASHDGDGSHLVNSVSRPASRNDAGAVPGSNDRRPPLSRSGSQQQLPETVSRYGSSTIARSRNGSAEAAPPGSHRVKRAQIGTGTFLKSGPIRRAPRRRDSEEHVSANEDAPNAGSSQPSASSYTPGSSQPEGGRSRSGSGNTRATSVEPEPVSVHDFARQNAAAYSRPPSRQAESHLSRSQVGYDSRPASRQTSREHLRTRQPSVEQYQSRRQNSVQPEDVHVEQRQRQASVEPSYSRPVHEQKPPPRVQNMGRAAYRYVPSNRAGPQEDQENLPPPTFKRNRDQDFKYLGKTSMNVLSDDEKPKPRMVDETPVPVPQQEQRKVLGAISGNTPHRPAPAAPPKMSVLDAATTTAGAGTTKSRKKRMHMVVNGKIFTQMGKIGKGGSSDVYQVMAENYKTFALKRVKLDDCDESAVRGYKGEIDLLKSLAEVDRVVRLFDFELNNDKQELLVLMEKGESDLNRLLTLRLNGVEAKFDSAFTRFYWKEMLECVQAVHEHDIVHSDLKPANFLLVQGRLKLIDFGIANAIDTDNTCNVHRDSHVGTPNYMSPESITDTNAGSGKDEAGRPLKKDMRIGKSSDVWSLGCILYQMTYGRPPFAHIPNPIPRIMAICNPKIEIEYPEFGVGGVKVAASLKLTLRRCLNRNPEKRATIESLLSDSDPYMNPEGSADQILMTEDLLGQILNKVLDRCRDPKRGIPPPEEAQQYPKSFFDRIRAMQEGL